TCCACGAGCAGCCCGGCCTCGAGCTGATCGGGATCGACGGGCTGCGCCTCTTCAAGGGCGTGCGCCTCGGCGCCGGCGAGCGCCGGGCGCTGGAGCTGCGCTTCGGTGCGGCGCGAGGCGAGGCGGGGCTGCTGCGCCTCCCCGCGCGCCTGCAGGAGCGGGGCGAGCGCCCCAACGTGCAGGCCGAGGTGCTGCTCGGCGACGCGGCGCAGCGGCAGGAGCCGCCCCGGCTCCTCACGCTGCCCGCCCGGCGGATCGCCTCGGGCCTCGCCGCCGAGCCCGCGGCGCTCTACCGCACCCTCTTCCACGGCAACGCCCTGCGCTGCCTCGAGTCCCTCGAGGCGCACACCGAGCAGCAGATCGTCGCCCGCATCCGCCGCGCGCCGCAGCCGGCCGAGTGGCTGGAGGCTCCGCTGCGCGGCAGCTGGCTCACCGATCCCCTGGCCCTCGACGCCGCCTTCCAGCTGGGCATCCTCTGGTCGGTGGCCGCCCGGGGCGAGCCCTGCCTGCCCGCCGCGGTCGCCACCTACCGCCAGAAGGTCAGCCGCTTCCCCGAGACGATGCTGCTCCTGGGCGAGGTCGAGTCCCTCGAGGGGCAGACCCTGAAGATGGCCTTCGACTGGCGCTCGATCGAGGGTGAGCTCCTGGCCTGGATGCGCGGCGCCGAGATGATCCTCGACCCGGCCCTCACCCGGGCCTTCGAGGAGCGGAGCCTCGCGCCCCGGACCGGCCCGGAAGTGCGGATCGAGCAGCGTTGAAGCGGGTGGATCCCATCGCGGTCGTCGGGCTCGGCGGCCGCTTCCCGGATGCGAGGGACGTCGCGGCGTTCTGGGAGCTCGTGCGCGCGGGGCGCTCGGCCGTGCGCGAGGTGCCCGCCGGGCGCTGGGTGATCCCTCCCGCGCGCGCGCTGGCCACGGAGGAGGGCGCGCAGCCCGACCGGGTCACCTCGGCGCGGGCCTGCTTCCTCGAGGACGAGCACCTCGAGCTCGAGGGCCTCGCGCTCTCCGACGAGCTCGTCGAGCTGCTGCCGGGCCTCGACCCGATGTTCCGGATCGGCCTCGCCGCCGCCCGGGACGCCTGGCTCGACTGCCGGCGCGAGGACCTCGACCCGCAGCGGGTCGACGTGGTGCTCGGCAACATCGCCCTGCCCACCGAGACCACCTCCCGCCTGGCCGTGGAGGTCCTCGGCGGAAAGCGGCGCCCGAGCGTCCACCCCCTCAACCGCTTCGTGGTGGGCCTCCCCGCCGGCCTCATCGCCCGGGCCCTCGGGCTCGGCGGCGATCAGCTGGCCCTCGACGCCGCCTGCGCCTCCTCGCTCTTCGCCGTGGCCCTCGCCTGCGAGCGCCTCTGGTCGCGCCGCGCCGACGCCGTCCTCGCCGGCGGCATCGGCCGCCCCGACTCCCTCTACACCCACATGGGCTTCTCCCAGCTGCGGGCCCTCTCGCCCGACGGCCGCTGCGCGCCCTTCGATCGCCGGGGCAACGGCCTGGTGATGGGGGAGGGCGCCGGCGTCTTCGTGCTCAAGCGCCTCGAGGACGCGCTGCGCGCCGGTGACCGCATCCGCGGGCTCATCCGCGGGGTGGGGCTCTCCAACGACACCGACGGCAAGCTCCTCTCGCCGAGCAGCGAGGGGCAGCTGCGCGCGATGCGGGCGGCGTACCGCCAGGCGGGCTGGTCGCCCTCCAGCGTCGAGCTCATCGAGTGCCACGCCACCGGCACCCCGGTGGGCGACGCCACCGAGCTGCGCTCCCTGCGCGCCCTCTGGGAGGACGCCGGGGGAGACGCGCGCCGCTGCATCATCGGCTCGGTGAAGTCGAACGTCGGCCACCTCCTCACCGGCGCCGGCGCCGCCGGGATGATGAAGGCCCTGCAGGCCCTCGAGCACCGCACCCTGCCGCCCACCGCGAACTTCGAGGAGGGCCTCGCCGATCTCGCCGACAGCCCCTTCGAGGTGCTGCGCCGGGCCGAGCCCTGGGCCGCGCCCATCGGCGGCGGCGCCCGCCGCGCGGCGGTGAGCGGCTTCGGCTTCGGCGGCACCAACGCCCACCTCCTCCTGGAGGAGTGGAGGGCCGAAGACGGCCCCGCCGCCGGCCTCGTCGCGCCGGCCCCCGCCCCCCGGGCGCGCCCGGCCGTCGCCATCGTCGGGCTGGGGGGCCGCTTCGGTCCCTGGGCCGGCCGCGAGGCGCTGACCGAGCGCCTCCTGGGGCTCGCGACCCCCGGCGAGCCGCCGGCGCCCGGCCCGCACGCCTGGGCGGACGAGGGGCTCGATCGACCCGGTCACTACCTCGAGGCCATCGAGGTGGCCTTCGGCGCCTTCCGCATCCCGCCCACCGAGCTCAAGGAGATGCTGCCGCAGCAGCTGCTGATGCTGGTGGCTGCGGCCGAGGCGCTCGCGCAGGCGGGCGGCCCGGGGGAGGAGGGCCTCACGACCGGCGCCTACCTCGGCATCGGCCTCGATCTGAACACGACCACCTACCACGCCCGGTGGGTGGCCCTCGAGCAGGGCGCCGAGGCCGCGGCGCGCGTCGGGCCTCCGCTGACGCCGGATCGGACGATGGGGGCGCTGGGCGGGATCGTCGCCAGCCGCATCGCCCGCGAGTTCGGGCTGGGCGGCCCCTGCTTCGTCCTCTCCAGCGAGGAGAGCAGCGCCCTCTCCGCGCTGGAGCTCGCCGTGCGCGCGCTGCAGCGAGGGGAGATCGATCGCGCGCTGGCCGGCGCCGTGGACCTCGCCGGCGACGTGCGCGTGCAGGCCCTGCCGCTGCCGGGGCAGGAGCCCGCGGTGGTGGGGGAGGGCGCGGGGGCCGTCGTGCTGCGCCGCCTCGAGGACGCGCTGGCCGCCGGCGAGGAGGTGCTCGCCGTCATCGAGGGCGTGGGCAGCGCCAGCGGGGGCGGGCTCCTGGAGGGCAGCCCCGAGCCCGAGACCTTCCTGCGCGCGGCCCGGCGGGCGCGCGCCGACGCCGCGGGGGACGAGGCGCTCCCCGTCGACCTCCTCGAGCTGGTCCGCGGGGGGGTGCCCACCCGCGCCCGGCAGGAGCTGATCGGCTGGCTGGAGGAGGGCCGGGATCGCGAGGGCGACGCGCTGACCCTCGTCCGGGCGAGCGAGCGGGTCGGGGAGAGCGGCGCCGCCTCCGGCATGGCCGGCCTGCTGCGCGCCGTCCTCTCCCTGCACCACCGCATCCTCCCGGCCGACGCCGAGGGCGCGGCCCGGCCCTGGCTCCGCGACGCGCAGGGGCCTCCCCGCCGCGCCGCGATCAGCGCGCACTCGGTGGACGGCAAGGTCGTCCACGTCCTGCTGCGCGAGGGCGAGCGCCGCTCGCCCACCCTCGAGCCGCGCCCCGCGACGCTGGCCCGGGAGACCCTCCTGCTCCTCTCCGCCGACGACCGGCCCTCCCTCGCGGCGGCCCTGCGCTCCCTGGCCGGCGAGCTCTCCCGGGAGCCGCTCCTCGAGGTCGCGCGCCGCGCCGCGGCCCGCCAGCAGGCCGAGCCCGGGCGCTTCGGGCTGGCGCTGGTGGCCCGCGACGGCGAGGAGGGGCACGGCCTGGCCACCCTGGCCCTCGCCGTCCTCGAGGATCCCTCGCGCAGCGAGGCCGCCCTCGAGAGCGAGCTGATGCTCGGCAGCCGCGGGCGGATCACCTGCACCTTCTCCCCCCTGGGCGGCGACCCCGAGGCCCTCGCCTTCGTCTACCCGGGCTCGGGCAACCACTTCCCGGGGATGGGCCGCTGGGCCGGGCTGCGCTGGCCCCACCTCCTCGAGCCCGCCGCGGGCGAGGACGCGGCGAAGGCCGGCGGGATCAAGGGGCAGCTGCAGCCCCGCCTCTCCTGGCAGACCGAGCTGGCCGGGATGAACGCCGATCCGGCGGGGCTGATCCGCGCGCAGGTCGCCCTCGGGATCGCCCTGACCCGGCTGGTCGAGGGCTTCGGGCTGCGCCCCCGCCACGCCCTGGGCTACAGCCTGGGAGAGACCGCCGCCCTCTTCTCCCTCGGGGCCTGGACCGACCGCGCCGAGATGGCCCGGCGGATGCGGGAGACCCCGCTCTTCGTCGACCAGCTCTGCGGCGCGAACCTCGCGGCCCGCGAGCTCCTCGGCGAGCGCGAGCCCCTCGAGTGGGCGATGGCCGTCGTGCAGCGCGACCCCCTCTCCCTCAAGCTGCGCCTCGTGGACGAGGAGCGGGTCTTCCTCCTCATCGTCAACACCCCCGAGGAGTGCGTGATCGGCGGTGAGGCCCGGGCCGTCGCGGCCTTCGCCGGCCGGGAGGGCCTCGAGCTCCACCCCGTCGAGGGCGTGACCACCGTCCACTGTCCGGTGGTGCAGCCGGTGGGATCGGCCTACCGTGACCTGCACCTCCTGCCGACGACGCCGCCCGAGGGCGTGACCTTCTACAGCGGCGCCCGGGGCGAGCCCTACCGCGTCGATCGCGAGAGCGCCGCGGACGCCATCCTGGCCCAGGCTCTCGAGGGCATCGACTTCGCCGCCACGGTGGAGAGCGCCCACGCCGGAGGGGCGCGGCTCTTCCTGGAGATCGGACCGGGGGGCTCCTGCACCCGGATGATCTCCCGCACCCTCGCGGATCGGCCGCACGCCGCGGTGGCGCTCCACGTCGCCGGCCAGGATCCCGAGCGGACCCTGCTGCGGGCGCTGGCCCTGCTCCACGTGCACCGCGTGCCGCTGGATCTCTCTCCCCTCTTCGAGGGGCGGAGCGCGCCGCCGGTGAAGGACGAGCGCCCGGGGATGACCCTGAAGGTGGGTCTGGGGCCGATCGCAAGGGAGAAGACGGGGACGGAGACGGGGACGGAAAGGGCGAGGACTCCGATCGTCACGGAGATTCCGATGGCGACGGACGAGCCCCTGCCGCGCACGCGCACGAGCACCCGCACGCGCACGGTCGTTCCCGTCGAGCC
This genomic stretch from Deltaproteobacteria bacterium harbors:
- a CDS encoding beta-ketoacyl synthase N-terminal-like domain-containing protein: MDPIAVVGLGGRFPDARDVAAFWELVRAGRSAVREVPAGRWVIPPARALATEEGAQPDRVTSARACFLEDEHLELEGLALSDELVELLPGLDPMFRIGLAAARDAWLDCRREDLDPQRVDVVLGNIALPTETTSRLAVEVLGGKRRPSVHPLNRFVVGLPAGLIARALGLGGDQLALDAACASSLFAVALACERLWSRRADAVLAGGIGRPDSLYTHMGFSQLRALSPDGRCAPFDRRGNGLVMGEGAGVFVLKRLEDALRAGDRIRGLIRGVGLSNDTDGKLLSPSSEGQLRAMRAAYRQAGWSPSSVELIECHATGTPVGDATELRSLRALWEDAGGDARRCIIGSVKSNVGHLLTGAGAAGMMKALQALEHRTLPPTANFEEGLADLADSPFEVLRRAEPWAAPIGGGARRAAVSGFGFGGTNAHLLLEEWRAEDGPAAGLVAPAPAPRARPAVAIVGLGGRFGPWAGREALTERLLGLATPGEPPAPGPHAWADEGLDRPGHYLEAIEVAFGAFRIPPTELKEMLPQQLLMLVAAAEALAQAGGPGEEGLTTGAYLGIGLDLNTTTYHARWVALEQGAEAAARVGPPLTPDRTMGALGGIVASRIAREFGLGGPCFVLSSEESSALSALELAVRALQRGEIDRALAGAVDLAGDVRVQALPLPGQEPAVVGEGAGAVVLRRLEDALAAGEEVLAVIEGVGSASGGGLLEGSPEPETFLRAARRARADAAGDEALPVDLLELVRGGVPTRARQELIGWLEEGRDREGDALTLVRASERVGESGAASGMAGLLRAVLSLHHRILPADAEGAARPWLRDAQGPPRRAAISAHSVDGKVVHVLLREGERRSPTLEPRPATLARETLLLLSADDRPSLAAALRSLAGELSREPLLEVARRAAARQQAEPGRFGLALVARDGEEGHGLATLALAVLEDPSRSEAALESELMLGSRGRITCTFSPLGGDPEALAFVYPGSGNHFPGMGRWAGLRWPHLLEPAAGEDAAKAGGIKGQLQPRLSWQTELAGMNADPAGLIRAQVALGIALTRLVEGFGLRPRHALGYSLGETAALFSLGAWTDRAEMARRMRETPLFVDQLCGANLAARELLGEREPLEWAMAVVQRDPLSLKLRLVDEERVFLLIVNTPEECVIGGEARAVAAFAGREGLELHPVEGVTTVHCPVVQPVGSAYRDLHLLPTTPPEGVTFYSGARGEPYRVDRESAADAILAQALEGIDFAATVESAHAGGARLFLEIGPGGSCTRMISRTLADRPHAAVALHVAGQDPERTLLRALALLHVHRVPLDLSPLFEGRSAPPVKDERPGMTLKVGLGPIAREKTGTETGTERARTPIVTEIPMATDEPLPRTRTSTRTRTVVPVEPAPPPPVPMASPAPWPAAPMDPMLAALADAAARRAEAHRFFLASSQANLQALGQGFAQLAGSGDVHVHVHEHVHGLSRVEPEQPSPRAPHPLSSEVPRSLDHDQCIQFAVGKIGEVLGARFAHVDAHPTRVRLPEGPLMLVDRIPLIEGEPNSMRPGRVLTEHTVHPGRWYLDAGRIPTGVCVESGQADLFLSGWLGIDSETRGEAVYRLLDAKVTFHRGLPRSGETILHDIRILEFFQQAGSWFFRFEYDSTIEGEPVLTMRDGLAGFFTDAALAAGEGLKASRLDLEQRRPRPAPELPAAAPPIRGEAWDGAALDALERGDLGAAFGGAFASLGLRAPTRLPGGKLRLVDAITEADESGGWYGRGRIVATRAIHPDDWFLTCHFVDDQVMPGTLMYESALQALRVFLMRKGWVGEQGAVVFEPVPGVQSVLKCRGQVVASTREATYEVQVKELAVEPGRPPHALADVIMYADGRPIVEIVDMSLQATGLDRDALVALWGAHPAEPATLYGPEQIRAYAEGRPSEGFGEPYRIFDEERRIARLPRDPYLFMDRVTRVKGAPFVFEKGAEVDAEVAVDPAAWYFRDGRQPTLPFAVLLEIALQPCGWLAAYVGSALQSATDLHFRNLGGEARHHRLVTAETGLLYTRTRLTDLSKSGDTIIQHFAFEVLDAQGPVYTGTTYFGFFTGAALANQVGLRGKSLHDLSALPAAASSALDGPGLPVGMLRMMDAVDHLSREGGPHGHGGVQGSKTIDPAEWFFQAHFYQDPVWPGSLGIEAFLQLLMAAGAERWGARRFTPVLGADHRWSYRGQVIPADQKVIVQTVPTAIDDTTRTMKADGFLAVDGRLIYEMKDFALRCDPEETP